Proteins co-encoded in one Kutzneria chonburiensis genomic window:
- a CDS encoding ALF repeat-containing protein: MRAVATTVAATVAIGTVAVPSAAADTPAATERQQLVKLVTAGSGTIVAGAAEAALCGTDADVHTFLTTQLAFMQETQDRVTVQRMLNSGGPATQAAANTALSGNIAAVRAFLTNGWQQPWNDDVRIQITRLLSAATGPVVKQTANAALNGTIDAQLAYLGTGWQQAQDNDDRISVQLLVNNGGPNVKLAGNQALSTSIEDVRQFLRNGFQVAQQRDEETATIAQLVALTQSAQARSATASQAAKDAAAQAVAAAAAAKASAQEAADQAQKANKSAAQAADAASRAANAAKRAAQAAQTAISSAQAATNAAREASNAASQAAWAASMAGQAAANARTAAANVATGKATAETASNAAKAARDAAAGARSVADAIQHAIDASKQVATAAQAAAQAASDAAAAASASRDAGKYADAAGASSAEATAAADRAQRNADEAKRAAGSATALANEAANDAAQARQAALDAAAHADAAAAAADDAAKHAGEADGATARADAAAQEADTAATDAQNAADQAKSTADLARRADAERLAEQQSQGMRDAADALQDEHDKVATTSWQVGTPEQVDQQTQALLTEARNPATAPDVALGDGRRAADRLWNSAGPQVRLAAIAALGGSTADVTTFVQTGLAAAIGRDDRFSLSIVGGASLVPAQRTAAQTAGAGSDDQVKQFLVTRSYQGKVDDDRIEAQKILNTGGPATKAAANAALNGTPDDVAKFLATGQYKAAEDDDRAATQVILNNGGPEVKAAANAALSGPWSYVQQFLKVGQYQAQLRDSDAAQHVAEINGYLADAAQAAANAKVNAANAHVAAAQAHQADDQAHYWADQAAQSATAAGNAAADAKKSADAAQASANDAAVSAQQARDAAAAAQGSADAARNSAAAAAQSAAQANQFAAQAQASAQQAAADALAAGKAAADAAAAANDAWNSAYKLKNNNAAQQAVTAVESTLQNLRDQTAAAIANHPELQPLLDTLNQVLSMMDTMAHATADYIRDHSGELLALLQHLIQVGGGLGLALSGVGSIAGGLAACGVDVTTGMEIGGASTLEFGPGALAGAAVGGVGGLLVCIFAGGGAIAGGIAAILKGLTVAMSGIEGAADDVKKLVQNRGSLEGQKKVEVFTKPGSGRDPITDFDHIENGILWEDKTAVSAGNPTKPGDIGDPAKWAREQVSDKFDKYLDARANGYLKDGSPVPDEYKNCPIGLRMETPGVQPELRTAIEAAVDAWRAAHPDVTLLLEFK, encoded by the coding sequence TTGCGGGCAGTCGCCACGACCGTCGCGGCCACGGTGGCGATCGGCACGGTCGCGGTGCCGTCGGCAGCGGCCGACACGCCGGCGGCCACCGAGCGCCAGCAACTGGTGAAACTGGTGACCGCGGGCAGCGGCACCATCGTCGCCGGCGCCGCCGAGGCCGCGTTGTGCGGCACCGACGCGGACGTGCACACCTTCCTGACCACGCAGCTGGCGTTCATGCAGGAGACCCAGGACCGGGTCACCGTGCAGCGCATGCTGAACAGCGGTGGTCCGGCCACGCAGGCCGCGGCCAACACCGCGCTCAGCGGCAACATCGCAGCCGTGCGAGCGTTCCTCACGAACGGCTGGCAGCAGCCGTGGAACGACGACGTACGGATCCAGATCACCCGACTGCTGTCCGCCGCCACCGGCCCGGTGGTGAAGCAGACGGCCAACGCCGCGCTCAACGGCACCATCGACGCCCAGCTTGCGTACCTCGGCACCGGCTGGCAGCAGGCGCAGGACAACGACGACCGGATCTCGGTGCAGCTGCTGGTCAACAACGGCGGCCCGAACGTCAAGCTGGCCGGCAACCAGGCGCTGTCCACGTCCATCGAGGACGTCCGGCAGTTCCTGCGCAACGGCTTCCAGGTCGCGCAGCAGCGTGACGAGGAAACCGCGACTATCGCTCAGCTCGTCGCGCTGACGCAGAGCGCGCAGGCCCGGTCGGCGACCGCGTCCCAGGCCGCGAAGGACGCCGCCGCGCAGGCCGTCGCCGCCGCTGCGGCGGCCAAGGCGTCCGCGCAGGAAGCCGCCGACCAGGCCCAGAAAGCGAACAAGTCCGCGGCGCAGGCGGCCGACGCCGCGTCGCGCGCGGCCAACGCGGCCAAGCGCGCCGCGCAGGCCGCCCAGACCGCGATCAGCTCCGCGCAGGCGGCGACCAACGCCGCGCGTGAGGCGTCCAACGCGGCGAGCCAGGCCGCGTGGGCGGCATCGATGGCTGGGCAGGCTGCGGCCAACGCCCGCACCGCTGCGGCGAATGTCGCCACCGGCAAGGCCACGGCCGAAACCGCCAGCAACGCCGCGAAGGCGGCCCGTGACGCGGCGGCCGGTGCGCGCTCCGTCGCGGACGCCATCCAGCACGCCATCGACGCGTCGAAGCAGGTCGCCACGGCCGCGCAGGCGGCGGCGCAGGCGGCGAGCGACGCCGCTGCCGCCGCCTCGGCATCCCGTGACGCGGGGAAGTACGCCGACGCCGCCGGTGCGAGTTCCGCCGAGGCGACCGCCGCGGCCGACCGTGCGCAGCGCAACGCCGACGAAGCCAAGCGCGCCGCCGGCTCGGCGACAGCCCTGGCGAACGAGGCGGCCAACGACGCGGCGCAGGCGCGGCAAGCCGCACTCGACGCCGCCGCGCATGCCGATGCCGCTGCGGCGGCCGCCGACGATGCGGCCAAGCACGCCGGCGAGGCCGACGGGGCCACGGCGCGGGCCGACGCCGCCGCACAGGAGGCCGACACCGCGGCGACCGACGCACAGAACGCCGCCGACCAGGCCAAGAGCACGGCCGACCTGGCCCGTCGGGCCGACGCCGAGCGGCTCGCCGAGCAGCAGTCGCAGGGCATGCGCGACGCCGCCGACGCCCTGCAGGACGAGCACGACAAGGTGGCCACGACGTCGTGGCAGGTCGGCACTCCGGAGCAGGTGGACCAGCAGACCCAGGCGCTGCTGACCGAGGCCCGCAACCCGGCCACCGCGCCGGACGTGGCGTTGGGCGACGGCCGCCGGGCCGCCGACCGCCTGTGGAACAGCGCCGGGCCGCAGGTCCGGCTGGCCGCCATCGCCGCGCTCGGCGGCAGCACGGCCGACGTCACGACGTTCGTGCAGACCGGTCTGGCCGCCGCGATCGGGCGGGACGACCGGTTCAGCCTGTCCATCGTGGGCGGCGCGTCCCTGGTGCCGGCGCAGCGCACCGCCGCCCAGACCGCCGGGGCCGGCAGCGACGACCAGGTCAAGCAGTTCCTGGTGACGCGGTCGTACCAGGGGAAGGTCGACGACGACCGCATCGAGGCGCAGAAGATCCTCAACACCGGAGGGCCGGCCACCAAGGCCGCCGCCAACGCGGCGCTGAACGGCACCCCGGACGACGTGGCCAAGTTCCTGGCGACCGGCCAGTACAAGGCGGCTGAGGACGACGACCGCGCCGCGACGCAGGTGATTCTGAACAACGGCGGTCCCGAGGTGAAGGCGGCGGCCAACGCGGCGCTGTCCGGGCCGTGGTCGTACGTGCAGCAGTTCCTCAAGGTCGGCCAGTACCAGGCGCAGCTGCGCGACTCCGACGCCGCCCAGCACGTTGCCGAGATCAACGGCTACCTGGCCGACGCCGCGCAGGCGGCGGCCAACGCCAAGGTCAACGCCGCCAACGCGCACGTGGCCGCGGCGCAGGCGCACCAGGCTGACGACCAGGCGCACTACTGGGCCGACCAGGCCGCGCAGTCCGCCACGGCCGCCGGCAACGCCGCAGCAGACGCAAAGAAGTCGGCCGACGCGGCACAGGCGTCCGCCAATGACGCGGCCGTGTCCGCGCAGCAGGCTCGCGACGCCGCGGCCGCCGCGCAGGGCAGCGCCGACGCGGCGCGCAACTCCGCCGCCGCTGCCGCGCAGTCGGCCGCTCAGGCCAACCAGTTCGCGGCCCAGGCCCAGGCTTCCGCCCAGCAGGCGGCCGCCGACGCCTTGGCCGCCGGCAAGGCCGCCGCCGACGCGGCCGCCGCCGCCAACGACGCGTGGAACAGCGCGTACAAGCTGAAGAACAACAACGCCGCCCAGCAGGCCGTGACCGCGGTCGAGAGCACGCTGCAGAACCTGCGTGACCAGACGGCCGCCGCCATCGCCAACCATCCCGAGCTGCAGCCGTTGCTGGACACCCTCAACCAGGTGCTCAGCATGATGGACACGATGGCGCACGCCACCGCGGACTACATCCGGGACCACTCCGGCGAGCTGCTGGCGTTGCTACAGCACCTCATCCAGGTCGGTGGCGGCCTCGGGCTCGCGCTGAGCGGTGTCGGCTCGATCGCCGGCGGCCTCGCCGCCTGCGGTGTGGACGTGACGACCGGCATGGAGATCGGCGGCGCCTCCACCCTCGAGTTCGGTCCCGGCGCGCTGGCCGGCGCCGCGGTCGGCGGCGTCGGCGGCCTGCTCGTGTGCATCTTCGCCGGCGGCGGGGCCATCGCCGGCGGCATCGCGGCGATCCTCAAGGGCCTGACCGTGGCCATGTCCGGCATCGAGGGCGCGGCCGACGACGTCAAGAAGCTGGTCCAGAACCGGGGATCGCTCGAAGGCCAGAAGAAGGTCGAGGTCTTCACCAAGCCGGGCAGCGGCCGTGACCCCATCACCGATTTCGATCACATCGAGAACGGCATCCTGTGGGAGGACAAGACCGCGGTCTCGGCCGGCAACCCGACCAAGCCCGGGGACATCGGCGATCCGGCCAAGTGGGCGCGGGAGCAGGTGTCGGACAAGTTCGACAAGTATCTTGATGCTCGGGCCAACGGCTATCTGAAGGATGGCAGCCCGGTGCCGGACGAGTACAAGAACTGCCCGATCGGATTGCGGATGGAGACGCCGGGCGTGCAGCCTGAGCTGCGCACGGCGATCGAGGCCGCGGTCGACGCGTGGCGTGCGGCACACCCAGACGTCACACTCTTGTTGGAGTTCAAGTAA
- a CDS encoding DUF6086 family protein: MSVSFQLRDAPGKLWNPASGVGRTYLGVARLIEAENPEFPALDTWLSVWTSDDFWIDPAGLAVWLRAVLDSSVVGHTQYFRLTRGFLEISLGMLFRAGGDMEAVNSDQAELIAAGRELERSMVR; this comes from the coding sequence ATGAGTGTCAGCTTTCAGCTCCGGGACGCGCCGGGCAAGCTCTGGAATCCGGCCAGCGGGGTCGGGCGCACCTACCTCGGTGTCGCCCGGCTGATCGAGGCCGAGAACCCGGAGTTCCCGGCGCTCGACACCTGGCTCAGCGTGTGGACCAGTGACGACTTCTGGATCGACCCGGCCGGTCTGGCCGTGTGGCTCCGCGCCGTTCTGGACAGCTCGGTCGTCGGGCACACCCAGTACTTCCGTCTGACCCGTGGGTTCCTCGAGATCAGCCTCGGCATGCTGTTCCGGGCGGGTGGCGACATGGAGGCCGTCAACTCGGACCAGGCCGAGTTGATCGCGGCCGGGCGTGAGCTGGAGCGATCCATGGTTCGCTGA
- a CDS encoding cyclase, whose amino-acid sequence MIKTSSRLLAGAALAIVPLLGLAGVASADTQSVNYSCQGKAAGQTTNTTLSQNVDSTAPATVAPGDALTITLAPGVNTVPTSAGAFTVKSVKNLTLAVPVPANATVNSFSLSGGSGFGSATVAQVGNNIVTSVTGPINGGAQFQLPALTLNLTAGASGTITTTLAGTSYTDAGLKFTTTVSVFGFPVDAPTTCYPNPAPTLTTTTIG is encoded by the coding sequence GTGATCAAGACCAGCTCCCGCCTGCTGGCCGGTGCGGCCCTGGCGATCGTGCCGCTGTTGGGGCTCGCCGGCGTGGCCTCGGCCGACACCCAGTCCGTCAACTACTCCTGCCAGGGCAAGGCGGCAGGGCAGACCACCAACACGACCCTGTCCCAGAACGTCGACTCGACCGCGCCGGCGACGGTGGCGCCCGGTGACGCGCTCACCATCACGCTGGCCCCCGGCGTGAACACCGTGCCGACCTCGGCCGGCGCCTTCACCGTCAAGTCCGTCAAGAACCTCACCCTGGCCGTGCCGGTGCCGGCCAACGCCACGGTGAACTCGTTCAGCCTCTCCGGCGGCTCCGGCTTCGGCTCGGCGACGGTGGCCCAGGTCGGCAACAACATCGTCACCTCGGTGACCGGCCCGATCAACGGCGGCGCCCAGTTCCAGCTGCCGGCCCTGACGCTCAACCTGACCGCGGGCGCCTCCGGCACCATCACCACCACGCTGGCCGGCACCAGCTACACCGACGCCGGCCTGAAGTTCACCACCACGGTCTCGGTCTTCGGCTTCCCGGTCGACGCCCCGACCACGTGCTACCCGAACCCGGCCCCGACGCTGACCACCACCACGATCGGCTGA
- a CDS encoding sirohydrochlorin chelatase, which translates to MTPLISPPLIAVAHGSRDPRSAATVHELLDVVRALRPGLDVRAAFLDLSAPRLADVLSAVAWDGHREAVVVPLLLGSAYHAKVDVPAAARHPRLSIRIADVLGPDPRLESAALRRLAVAGVRHDDPEVGVVLAAAGSSHAPANALVHSVAQRWARGAGWSSATAAFAAAADPGVPEAIERLRAAGARHIALGSWFLAPGLLPDRVIAQARSAAPDVTIAQPLGADIDVAELVLHRYSAAANDSAGVRSA; encoded by the coding sequence ATGACACCACTGATCAGCCCGCCGTTGATCGCAGTCGCTCATGGCAGCCGGGATCCGCGTTCGGCCGCCACCGTGCACGAGTTGCTGGACGTCGTGCGGGCGTTGCGGCCCGGCTTGGACGTGCGGGCGGCGTTCCTGGACCTGTCCGCGCCACGATTGGCTGACGTGTTGTCGGCGGTGGCGTGGGACGGGCACCGGGAGGCGGTCGTGGTGCCGCTGCTGCTCGGAAGTGCTTATCACGCAAAGGTTGACGTGCCGGCAGCGGCGCGGCATCCGCGGCTGTCCATCCGCATCGCCGACGTGCTCGGGCCGGATCCGCGGCTGGAATCGGCCGCGCTGCGCCGTTTGGCCGTGGCCGGTGTACGCCATGACGACCCGGAGGTGGGCGTTGTCCTTGCCGCGGCAGGGTCTTCGCACGCTCCGGCAAACGCACTCGTGCATTCCGTCGCTCAGCGCTGGGCCCGTGGCGCCGGCTGGTCCAGCGCCACGGCGGCGTTCGCCGCAGCGGCCGATCCCGGTGTGCCCGAAGCGATCGAGCGTCTGCGGGCCGCCGGCGCCCGGCACATCGCGCTCGGATCCTGGTTCCTGGCCCCGGGTCTACTGCCCGACCGGGTCATCGCGCAGGCCCGATCGGCCGCACCCGACGTGACGATCGCTCAGCCGCTCGGCGCCGACATCGACGTGGCCGAACTGGTGCTGCACCGCTACTCGGCGGCAGCGAACGACTCCGCAGGCGTACGTTCGGCCTGA
- a CDS encoding ABC transporter permease, protein MPQPDVVDESVAAVEAGLDALDTPTERRTLTWRRVVAVVAPPVIAVVLLLVVWQALWAAAFWPEYQLPAPAAVWAVIAENLQNGQAFDVLWNSVHRAVLGFAAGVLIGTPLGLVVAKVRVIRAAIGPLLSGLQSLPSVAWVPAAVLWFGVTPSTVYFVVLMGSVPSIANGLVAGIDQIPPILPRVGTVLGASRLASARHILLPAALPGYLAGLKQGWAFSWRSLMAAEIIAVSPQLGKGLGAFLEDGRNLSDMPTVIAAIFLILLVGIGIELLVFRPLERSVLRARGLSGAF, encoded by the coding sequence ATGCCGCAGCCTGACGTCGTCGACGAGTCGGTCGCGGCGGTCGAGGCGGGCCTGGACGCGCTGGACACACCGACCGAGCGGCGCACGCTGACGTGGCGGCGGGTGGTGGCCGTGGTGGCCCCGCCCGTCATCGCCGTCGTGCTGCTGCTGGTGGTGTGGCAGGCCCTGTGGGCCGCCGCGTTCTGGCCGGAGTACCAGCTGCCCGCGCCGGCCGCGGTGTGGGCGGTGATCGCCGAGAACCTCCAGAACGGCCAGGCTTTCGACGTCCTGTGGAACTCGGTGCACCGCGCGGTGCTGGGCTTCGCCGCCGGTGTGCTGATCGGCACGCCGCTCGGCCTGGTCGTGGCCAAGGTGCGGGTGATCCGGGCGGCGATCGGGCCGCTGCTGTCCGGCCTGCAGAGCCTGCCGTCGGTGGCCTGGGTGCCGGCGGCGGTGCTGTGGTTCGGCGTGACGCCGTCGACGGTGTACTTCGTGGTGCTGATGGGATCCGTGCCGTCGATCGCCAACGGCCTTGTCGCCGGCATCGACCAGATCCCGCCGATCCTGCCCCGGGTCGGCACCGTGCTGGGCGCGTCCCGGCTGGCCTCGGCCCGGCACATCCTGCTGCCGGCCGCGCTGCCGGGGTACCTGGCCGGATTGAAGCAGGGGTGGGCGTTCTCCTGGCGTTCGCTGATGGCGGCGGAGATCATCGCCGTGTCGCCGCAGCTGGGCAAGGGCCTCGGCGCGTTCCTTGAGGACGGCCGCAACCTGAGCGACATGCCCACCGTGATCGCCGCGATCTTCCTGATCCTGTTGGTGGGCATCGGCATCGAGCTGCTGGTGTTCCGTCCGCTCGAACGCTCCGTGCTGCGGGCGCGTGGACTGAGCGGAGCTTTCTGA
- a CDS encoding ABC transporter ATP-binding protein, giving the protein MTATLETSAMTTAVRLTGVHKSFGAGRTAVSALEGVDLSVAPGEFVCLLGASGCGKTTLLNLVAGLDRPTAGDITLSTSRPAVMFQEAALMPWLTASRNVELALRFAGVRRSERRERAGELLELVRLSGLGDKRPHELSGGMRQRVALARALASAVQGAQDGSPALLLMDEPFSALDAITRDVLQGELLRVWRSTNTAVLFVTHDVREAVRLGQRVVLLSSRPGRVVREWSVDGLDGTAQAATTEEINTSLREVISSHAAA; this is encoded by the coding sequence ATGACCGCGACGCTGGAGACCTCCGCCATGACCACTGCCGTGCGACTGACCGGCGTGCACAAGAGCTTCGGCGCCGGCCGGACGGCCGTGTCGGCGCTGGAGGGGGTGGACCTGTCGGTCGCGCCGGGCGAGTTCGTGTGCCTGCTCGGCGCGTCCGGCTGCGGCAAGACGACACTGCTGAACCTGGTCGCCGGCCTGGACCGGCCGACCGCGGGCGACATCACGCTGAGCACCTCGCGCCCGGCCGTGATGTTCCAGGAGGCGGCGCTGATGCCGTGGCTGACCGCGTCCCGCAACGTGGAGCTGGCGCTGCGGTTCGCCGGCGTGCGGCGCTCCGAGCGCCGTGAGCGGGCCGGTGAGCTGCTGGAACTGGTGCGGCTGAGCGGTCTCGGCGACAAGCGCCCGCACGAGCTGTCCGGCGGCATGCGCCAGCGGGTGGCGCTGGCCCGCGCGCTGGCGTCCGCGGTGCAGGGCGCGCAGGACGGTTCGCCGGCGCTGCTGCTGATGGACGAGCCGTTCTCGGCGCTGGACGCGATCACCCGTGACGTGCTCCAGGGCGAGCTGCTGCGGGTGTGGCGCTCCACCAACACCGCGGTGCTGTTCGTGACGCACGACGTGCGCGAGGCGGTTCGGCTGGGGCAGCGCGTCGTGCTTCTGTCCTCGCGGCCCGGCCGCGTGGTGCGCGAGTGGTCGGTGGACGGGCTGGACGGCACGGCCCAGGCCGCCACCACCGAGGAGATCAACACGAGCCTGCGCGAGGTGATCAGCAGCCATGCCGCAGCCTGA
- a CDS encoding ABC transporter substrate-binding protein produces the protein MPVKRRAVLLAAGVSALALLTACSRAGGADAPAPAAADQGAATEVHLGYFPNVTHAAALIGLEKGFFAKELGSTKLSTQQYNAGPDEVGALLGKSLDAAFIGSGPAINAYAKSEGKGVTLVAGATSGGAQLVVRNTITSAADLKGKTIATPQLANTQDIALKKWLAANKLTVGTGPDDVKVTNSDNATTLDLFKKGSIDAAWSPAPWSSRLVIEGGAKVLVDERTQWPDGKFPTTVLIVRTEFLQQHPATVEALLKGELDAVDWATSNKADAEAAVNAQLKKLTGKALAQNVIDDSWGQISLTTDPIAAQFPQLAKDQVTAGVAKTAPAVQGFADLTLLNKVLQAAGKPAVSAGGLDQK, from the coding sequence ATCCCAGTGAAGCGTAGAGCCGTTCTCCTTGCCGCCGGAGTGTCCGCTTTAGCACTGCTGACCGCGTGCTCGCGCGCCGGTGGCGCGGACGCGCCCGCGCCGGCCGCCGCCGACCAGGGGGCGGCCACCGAGGTGCACCTCGGCTACTTCCCCAACGTCACGCACGCGGCCGCGCTGATCGGCCTGGAGAAGGGCTTCTTCGCCAAGGAACTGGGCAGTACCAAGCTGTCCACCCAGCAGTACAACGCCGGGCCGGACGAGGTCGGCGCGCTGCTGGGCAAGTCGCTGGACGCGGCGTTCATCGGCTCCGGCCCGGCCATCAACGCCTACGCCAAGTCCGAGGGCAAGGGCGTGACGCTGGTCGCCGGCGCCACCTCCGGCGGCGCGCAGCTGGTGGTGCGCAACACCATCACCTCGGCGGCCGACCTCAAGGGCAAGACCATCGCCACGCCGCAGCTGGCCAACACCCAGGACATCGCGCTGAAGAAGTGGCTGGCCGCCAACAAGCTCACGGTCGGCACCGGCCCGGACGACGTCAAGGTGACCAACTCCGACAACGCCACCACGCTCGACCTGTTCAAGAAGGGCAGCATCGACGCGGCCTGGTCGCCGGCCCCGTGGTCGTCCCGCCTGGTCATCGAGGGCGGGGCCAAGGTGCTGGTGGACGAGCGCACGCAGTGGCCGGACGGCAAGTTCCCGACCACCGTGCTGATCGTGCGCACCGAGTTCCTCCAGCAGCACCCGGCCACCGTTGAGGCGCTGCTCAAGGGCGAGCTGGACGCGGTCGACTGGGCCACCTCGAACAAGGCCGACGCCGAGGCCGCGGTCAACGCCCAGCTCAAGAAGCTGACCGGCAAGGCGTTGGCGCAGAACGTGATCGACGACTCGTGGGGCCAGATCTCGCTCACCACGGACCCGATCGCCGCGCAGTTCCCGCAGCTGGCCAAGGACCAGGTGACGGCGGGGGTGGCCAAGACCGCGCCGGCGGTGCAGGGTTTTGCCGACCTCACGTTGCTGAACAAGGTGCTCCAGGCGGCGGGCAAGCCGGCGGTCTCCGCCGGCGGTCTCGACCAGAAGTGA
- a CDS encoding sulfate adenylyltransferase subunit 1, with translation MSQLLRLATAGSVDDGKSTLVGRLLYDTKSVLADTLDAVHRASADRGLSTPDLSLLVDGLRSEREQGITIDVAYRYFATPKRSFVLADTPGHVQYTRNTVTGASTAQLGVLLVDARNGVVEQTRRHAAVLALLGVPQLVLAVNKIDLVGYDEPTYRRIAKEFTAHATELGYPESNVVTIPVSALVGDNVVDRSDQTPWYDGPTLLEHLENVPVHADAEDAPFRFPVQYVIRPRTAEFPDYRGYAGQIAAGQISVGDEVVVLPSGIATTVTGIDSPHGPKQTAESGESVTLLLGNDVDISRGDLIAAAAAPPRVSDEFDATLCWLGDKPLRPGARVLVKHGARTVQALVTQLRSRFDEQTLSSVDEPESLSLNDIGRVVLRSAEPLPIDDYADSRRTGAFLVIDPADGSTLAGGLVGAPLSQLDQPEISEADPAAQDLVSPGP, from the coding sequence ATGAGCCAGTTGCTGAGGTTGGCCACCGCGGGCAGCGTGGACGACGGCAAGTCCACGCTGGTCGGCCGGCTGCTGTACGACACCAAGTCGGTGCTGGCCGACACGCTGGACGCGGTGCACAGGGCGTCGGCCGACCGCGGACTGTCCACTCCGGACTTGTCGCTGCTGGTCGACGGCCTGCGCTCGGAGCGGGAGCAGGGCATCACGATCGACGTGGCCTACCGCTACTTCGCCACGCCGAAGCGGTCGTTCGTGCTGGCCGACACGCCGGGGCACGTGCAGTACACGCGCAACACGGTGACCGGCGCGTCCACCGCGCAGCTGGGTGTGCTGCTGGTCGACGCCCGCAACGGCGTCGTCGAGCAGACCCGGCGGCACGCGGCGGTGTTGGCGCTGCTGGGCGTGCCGCAGCTGGTGCTGGCGGTGAACAAGATCGACCTGGTCGGCTACGACGAGCCCACGTATCGCCGTATCGCCAAGGAGTTCACTGCCCACGCGACCGAGTTGGGCTACCCGGAGTCGAACGTGGTGACCATTCCGGTGTCGGCGCTGGTCGGCGACAACGTGGTGGACCGTTCGGACCAGACCCCCTGGTACGACGGCCCGACCCTGTTGGAGCACCTGGAGAACGTGCCGGTGCACGCCGACGCCGAGGACGCCCCGTTCCGGTTCCCGGTGCAGTACGTGATCCGCCCGCGCACGGCCGAGTTCCCGGACTACCGCGGCTACGCCGGCCAGATCGCCGCCGGCCAGATCAGCGTCGGCGACGAGGTGGTGGTGCTGCCGTCGGGCATCGCGACCACGGTGACCGGCATCGACTCGCCGCACGGTCCGAAGCAGACGGCCGAGTCCGGTGAATCCGTGACCTTGTTGCTGGGCAACGATGTCGACATCTCACGCGGCGATCTGATCGCCGCGGCGGCGGCCCCGCCGCGGGTGTCGGACGAGTTCGACGCGACGCTGTGCTGGCTGGGCGACAAGCCGCTGCGACCCGGCGCGCGCGTGCTTGTCAAGCACGGGGCCCGAACTGTCCAGGCTTTGGTCACGCAGTTGCGGTCACGGTTCGATGAGCAGACTCTGTCCAGTGTGGACGAGCCGGAGTCCTTGTCACTGAATGATATCGGTCGGGTGGTGCTACGTAGCGCCGAGCCGCTGCCGATCGATGACTACGCGGACAGCCGGCGCACCGGCGCGTTCCTGGTGATCGACCCGGCCGACGGCAGCACGCTGGCCGGCGGTCTGGTCGGCGCTCCGCTCTCCCAACTGGACCAGCCGGAAATCTCCGAGGCCGATCCGGCCGCCCAAGACCTCGTCTCCCCTGGCCCCTGA
- the cysD gene encoding sulfate adenylyltransferase subunit CysD: MAETLAVTDNLDALESEAIHIFREVAGEFDRPVILFSGGKDSTLLLHLAIKAFWPAPVPFALLHVDTGHNFPEVIEFRDKVVAEHGLRLEVAHVQEWIDDGRLQERPDGTRNPLQTVPLLDSITAHKFDAVFGGGRRDEERARAKERIFSLRNAFGQWEPRRQRPELWNLYNGRHRPGEHVRVFPLSNWTELDVWHYIERETIELPQIYYAHQREVYLRDGMWLAEGPWGGPRDGEALISKTVRYRTVGDGSCTGAVESTAATIADVIAEVAASRLTERGATRADDRMSEAAMEDRKREGYF; this comes from the coding sequence ATGGCTGAAACCCTTGCCGTCACGGACAATCTGGACGCCTTGGAGTCCGAGGCGATCCACATCTTCCGCGAGGTGGCGGGCGAGTTCGACCGGCCGGTGATCCTGTTCTCCGGCGGCAAGGACTCCACGCTGCTGCTGCACCTGGCGATCAAGGCGTTCTGGCCGGCGCCGGTGCCGTTCGCGCTGCTGCACGTGGACACCGGCCACAACTTCCCGGAGGTCATCGAGTTCCGGGACAAGGTGGTGGCCGAGCACGGGTTGCGGCTCGAGGTCGCGCACGTGCAGGAGTGGATCGACGACGGCCGGCTCCAGGAGCGCCCGGACGGCACCCGCAACCCGTTGCAGACGGTGCCGCTGCTGGATTCCATCACCGCGCACAAGTTCGACGCGGTGTTCGGCGGCGGCCGCCGCGACGAGGAGCGGGCCCGGGCCAAGGAGCGCATCTTCAGCCTGCGCAACGCCTTCGGCCAGTGGGAGCCGCGACGCCAGCGCCCGGAGCTGTGGAACCTGTACAACGGCCGGCACCGTCCGGGCGAGCACGTGCGGGTGTTCCCGCTGTCCAACTGGACCGAGCTGGACGTGTGGCACTACATCGAGCGCGAGACCATCGAGCTGCCGCAGATCTACTACGCCCACCAGCGCGAGGTGTACCTGCGCGACGGGATGTGGCTGGCCGAGGGGCCGTGGGGCGGTCCCCGCGACGGCGAGGCACTGATCAGCAAGACCGTGCGTTATCGCACCGTGGGCGACGGTTCCTGCACCGGTGCCGTTGAGTCCACCGCCGCCACCATTGCCGACGTCATCGCGGAGGTCGCCGCCTCGCGGCTGACCGAGCGCGGCGCGACCCGCGCCGACGACCGGATGTCCGAGGCAGCCATGGAGGACCGCAAGCGGGAGGGCTACTTCTAA